One region of Epilithonimonas zeae genomic DNA includes:
- a CDS encoding T9SS type A sorting domain-containing protein, which yields MKNIYSLLLLAITNFAFSQTTIYSENFGAGDGSNNPVVTSYSGYQSTSTTYSGTADIRITTPSTGYTGASGNGCVFLGAVTTTNGLPEKNIIISGINTTNYSDLILTLGQQKSTNASSNELKIDVSSDGINYTNLSYTRSTGNSNWELITPSGAIPSTSNLRIKIYNPRDSNVGFRIDDVKLTGNQTLAVSNSKKEKFNIYPTVVTTGIICVTSATNQTKKVTIYDSTAKLVISRGTDKEVNVSQLPSGTYVMNVEENGVVESKKFIVK from the coding sequence ATGAAAAATATTTATTCATTATTGTTATTAGCAATAACAAATTTCGCATTTTCTCAAACAACAATTTATTCTGAAAATTTTGGAGCTGGTGATGGTTCTAATAATCCTGTTGTAACAAGTTATTCGGGCTATCAAAGCACATCAACCACTTATTCTGGAACTGCTGATATCAGGATAACTACGCCTTCAACAGGATATACAGGAGCAAGTGGAAACGGTTGTGTGTTTTTGGGAGCAGTAACTACAACAAATGGTTTACCCGAAAAAAACATTATAATTTCAGGAATCAATACTACTAATTATAGTGATTTAATATTGACTTTAGGACAGCAAAAAAGTACTAATGCGAGTAGCAACGAATTAAAAATTGACGTTAGTTCTGATGGAATCAATTATACCAATTTATCTTACACGAGATCAACTGGAAATTCTAACTGGGAACTTATAACACCATCAGGCGCTATTCCATCAACTTCAAACCTTCGAATTAAAATATACAACCCAAGAGATTCTAATGTTGGTTTTCGTATAGATGATGTGAAATTGACAGGAAATCAAACCTTGGCAGTGAGTAATTCTAAGAAAGAAAAATTCAACATTTATCCAACTGTCGTAACCACCGGAATAATCTGTGTGACTTCTGCAACCAATCAAACCAAGAAAGTAACTATTTATGATTCTACTGCAAAATTAGTAATCAGCAGAGGAACTGATAAAGAAGTTAATGTTTCTCAACTTCCAAGCGGAACTTACGTAATGAATGTCGAAGAAAATGGTGTGGTTGAATCTAAAAAATTTATTGTTAAGTAA
- the secA gene encoding preprotein translocase subunit SecA: MSFLNTVLKSFLGDKNAKDLKEVKKVVAKIKTIEPGIQSLSDDGLRDKTAEFKEKIKSATAKFTTQIDDIKEQIKNSTNVDEKEALFNKIEGLKKDSYEVEEKVLNEILPEAFALVKETSRRLAQNGEIRVKATDKDRELAATKDFVSLDGDIAVWKNSWDAAGTPVVWDMVHYDTQFIGGVVLHSGKIAEMATGEGKTLVGTLPIYLNALPERGVHVVTVNDYLAKRDSAWMGPLYQFHGLTIDCIDLHQPNSDARRKAYQASITYGTNNEFGFDYLRDNMVTNPTELVQGELNFAIVDEVDSVLIDDARTPLIISGPVPQGDRQEYDVLKPSIDRIVEVQKKTVSGIFNEAKKLIANGNTKEGGFKLLQAYRGLPKNRQLIKFLSESGNRALLQKVEGQYMADNNRDMPIVDKDLYFVIDEKNNQIDLTDKGVEYMSAGNEDQQFFVLTDIGTEIADIEKKNLSKEEEFAAKEELYREFAVKSERIHTMNQLLKAYTLFEKDDEYVVIDGEVKIVDEQTGRIMDGRRYSDGLHQAIEAKENVKIEAATQTFATITLQNYFRMYNKLAGMTGTAETEAGEFWQIYKLDVVVIPTNRPIQRDDRQDLVFKTNREKYNAVIEEIERLTSAGRPVLVGTTSVEISQLLSKALSLRKIQHQVLNAKLHKKEAEIVAGAGGPGVVTIATNMAGRGTDIKLKAEVKDAGGLAIIGTERHDSRRVDRQLRGRAGRQGDPGSSQFYVSLEDNLMRLFGSERIAKMMDRMGHKEGEVIQHSMISKSIERAQKKVEENNFGVRKRLLEYDDVMNKQRDVIYKRRKNALFGDHLKYDIVNMIYDTAAAIVSSAKAVGNYKDFEFEIIKHFTMESPVSESEFGSLQIPALTDKVFKAAKEDYDLRLNLLKENAYPIIENVYLNQGSMFKMIQVPFTDGIKTMTIVTDLKEAYETKCESLITDFEKNISLAIIDENWKTHLREMDDLRRSSQGAVYEQKDPLVIYKQESFYLFSEMVDKVNKEIVSFLYKGEIPA, from the coding sequence ATGAGTTTTTTAAATACCGTTCTTAAAAGTTTTTTGGGAGACAAAAATGCAAAAGATCTTAAAGAAGTAAAAAAAGTTGTCGCAAAAATAAAAACAATAGAACCTGGCATCCAATCGTTATCTGATGATGGTTTGAGAGATAAAACTGCAGAATTTAAGGAAAAAATAAAATCTGCAACGGCTAAGTTTACAACCCAAATAGACGACATAAAAGAGCAAATAAAAAACTCAACCAACGTTGACGAAAAAGAAGCACTTTTCAACAAAATAGAAGGTCTTAAAAAAGATTCTTATGAGGTTGAAGAAAAAGTTCTTAATGAGATTCTTCCGGAAGCTTTTGCTTTAGTGAAAGAAACTTCAAGACGTTTGGCTCAAAATGGAGAGATTCGTGTTAAAGCGACAGATAAAGATCGTGAATTAGCAGCTACAAAAGATTTCGTTTCTCTGGATGGCGACATTGCTGTCTGGAAAAATTCTTGGGATGCAGCCGGAACACCTGTAGTTTGGGATATGGTTCATTACGACACGCAGTTTATTGGTGGGGTTGTATTACACTCAGGAAAAATTGCAGAAATGGCGACTGGTGAAGGTAAAACCTTGGTAGGTACTTTACCAATTTATCTTAATGCACTTCCAGAAAGAGGAGTTCACGTGGTAACGGTCAACGACTATTTGGCGAAACGTGACTCGGCTTGGATGGGTCCATTGTACCAATTCCACGGATTGACGATTGATTGTATCGATCTTCATCAGCCTAACTCAGATGCCAGAAGAAAAGCATATCAGGCAAGTATCACTTACGGAACGAATAACGAGTTCGGTTTCGATTATCTGAGAGATAATATGGTAACCAATCCTACTGAATTAGTTCAGGGAGAATTGAATTTTGCCATTGTCGATGAGGTTGATTCGGTTTTGATTGATGATGCAAGAACACCTTTAATTATTTCTGGTCCAGTTCCTCAAGGTGACAGACAGGAATATGATGTTCTTAAACCTTCTATCGACAGAATCGTTGAAGTTCAGAAAAAAACAGTTTCTGGTATTTTTAATGAAGCTAAAAAACTAATCGCCAACGGAAATACCAAAGAAGGTGGTTTCAAATTGCTTCAGGCTTACAGAGGTCTTCCAAAAAACAGACAATTGATCAAGTTCTTGTCAGAAAGTGGAAACCGAGCATTACTTCAGAAAGTTGAAGGTCAATATATGGCGGATAACAACCGTGATATGCCAATCGTAGATAAGGATCTTTATTTTGTAATCGATGAGAAAAATAACCAAATCGATTTGACGGATAAGGGTGTAGAATATATGTCTGCGGGTAATGAGGATCAACAATTCTTTGTTTTGACAGATATCGGGACAGAAATTGCTGACATCGAAAAGAAAAATCTTTCCAAGGAAGAAGAATTTGCTGCGAAAGAAGAATTATACAGAGAGTTTGCTGTAAAATCTGAGCGTATTCACACAATGAATCAATTGCTTAAAGCTTATACATTATTTGAAAAAGATGATGAGTATGTGGTAATTGATGGAGAAGTGAAAATCGTGGATGAACAGACGGGTCGTATTATGGACGGTCGTCGTTATTCGGACGGACTTCACCAAGCGATTGAAGCTAAGGAAAATGTAAAAATCGAAGCGGCAACTCAAACATTTGCGACGATTACTTTACAAAACTACTTCCGTATGTACAACAAGTTGGCAGGTATGACTGGTACAGCGGAAACTGAAGCTGGAGAATTCTGGCAGATTTATAAATTGGATGTTGTGGTAATTCCTACCAATAGACCAATCCAAAGAGATGACAGACAAGATTTGGTTTTCAAAACCAATCGTGAAAAATACAATGCAGTAATTGAAGAAATCGAGAGATTGACCTCAGCAGGAAGACCTGTTTTGGTTGGTACAACTTCGGTTGAGATTTCTCAGTTATTATCAAAAGCATTAAGTTTAAGAAAAATCCAACACCAAGTTCTGAATGCAAAGCTTCATAAAAAAGAAGCAGAAATTGTAGCAGGAGCAGGTGGACCTGGCGTTGTAACCATTGCAACGAATATGGCTGGTAGAGGTACCGATATCAAACTGAAAGCTGAAGTTAAAGATGCCGGAGGTTTAGCAATTATCGGAACAGAAAGACACGATTCTCGTCGTGTTGACAGACAGTTGAGAGGTAGAGCTGGTCGTCAGGGAGATCCGGGAAGTTCTCAGTTCTATGTTTCCCTTGAAGATAACTTGATGCGTCTTTTCGGTTCGGAAAGAATTGCTAAGATGATGGACAGAATGGGTCATAAGGAAGGTGAAGTGATTCAGCATTCTATGATTTCCAAATCTATCGAAAGAGCTCAGAAAAAAGTTGAAGAGAATAACTTCGGTGTTAGAAAAAGATTGCTGGAGTATGATGATGTAATGAACAAACAGCGTGACGTTATCTACAAACGTAGAAAGAACGCTTTGTTCGGAGATCACCTGAAGTATGATATCGTCAATATGATTTACGATACTGCTGCTGCAATTGTTTCTTCAGCTAAAGCAGTTGGAAATTACAAAGATTTTGAATTCGAAATCATCAAGCATTTCACAATGGAGTCGCCGGTGAGTGAATCAGAATTTGGAAGTTTACAAATCCCTGCGCTTACAGATAAAGTATTCAAAGCTGCTAAAGAAGATTATGACTTAAGGTTGAATCTTCTGAAAGAAAACGCCTATCCAATTATCGAGAATGTTTATCTTAACCAAGGTTCTATGTTCAAGATGATCCAGGTTCCTTTCACAGATGGCATCAAAACAATGACTATTGTTACAGATTTGAAAGAGGCTTACGAAACCAAATGTGAATCATTGATCACAGATTTCGAGAAAAACATTTCATTAGCAATCATCGACGAAAACTGGAAAACACACTTAAGAGAAATGGATGATTTGAGACGTTCTTCCCAGGGTGCAGTTTACGAGCAAAAAGATCCATTGGTAATTTATAAACAAGAATCTTTCTATTTGTTCAGTGAAATGGTTGACAAAGTCAATAAAGAAATTGTATCGTTCTTGTATAAAGGTGAAATCCCTGCTTAG
- a CDS encoding DUF2795 domain-containing protein — translation MYWTLELASYLSDAPWPMTKAELIDYAIRTGAPMEVVENLQAIEDEGEIYDAIDEIWSDYPTDEDYLWNEDEY, via the coding sequence ATGTATTGGACATTAGAATTAGCTTCATATTTAAGCGATGCACCTTGGCCGATGACCAAGGCAGAATTAATTGACTACGCCATCAGAACAGGAGCACCGATGGAAGTTGTAGAAAACCTTCAGGCTATTGAGGACGAAGGAGAAATCTATGACGCTATCGACGAAATCTGGAGTGACTATCCTACAGATGAGGATTATCTTTGGAACGAAGACGAATATTAA
- a CDS encoding TonB-dependent siderophore receptor, translated as MKKLIVSAVVLTSTFAYAQENDTINKANDIDEVVVHGYITRDRESVNKMPLKEIENPQVYNTVNKNVIAEQVVTNFNDALKNVTGIARLWESTGRGNDGGEYYTMRGFSLQPTLVNGMPSLSNGTLDPAGIETIEAIKGPSGTLYGGSVISYGGLINVITKKPYNYFGGEVNYINGSYGLNRISADVNTPLSKNLFARVNAAYQKNNTFQDAGFNESFYISPSVKFVANDRLTFFINTEIKSGESSNAPMVFLNRYFDLSYHSIGIFKENYKKSYTSDDLTINNNSFNLQATANYKISDNWTSKTIVSRSNTKSKGYYQYLWDQSNGKDFQRYIANINGETNTTGIQQNINGSFNIGNLKNKLLIGLDYFQQNFIQGGTNYAEYGMVDIVSQSDTMAGYLSQSGVDSVLKDAKQLPSNAESKIYSAYVSDVVNILPNLSAMLSLRADHFTGRVLYATTDSKAKTTFSPKFGLVYQPIQDKVSVFGNYMNGFQYVGPQNITDASGQPTNEFIYFDPEHANQWEIGTKANLAGDKFSITASYYDINVKNKVMGNGVGTTQGGEVDSKGFEVSVLGSPIPGMNLIAGYSYNDSNVVKGDEGYPGNRTEEAGPKNLINFWGTYKIQKGSLENFGIGFGGNSASRFYTLNRGNIGAFPLPSYIIMNASLSYTESKYSIILKLDNIANKKYFSGWSTVTPQRLRTLSLSLNYKF; from the coding sequence ATGAAGAAACTAATTGTGAGTGCTGTGGTCTTAACTTCCACTTTTGCTTATGCTCAGGAAAATGATACGATTAATAAAGCCAATGATATAGATGAAGTTGTGGTTCACGGTTATATCACCAGAGACAGAGAATCTGTGAATAAGATGCCTTTGAAGGAAATCGAAAACCCTCAGGTTTACAATACGGTTAATAAAAATGTTATTGCAGAGCAGGTTGTTACGAACTTCAATGATGCTCTTAAAAACGTGACTGGTATTGCAAGATTGTGGGAATCTACTGGTAGAGGAAATGATGGTGGGGAATATTACACAATGAGAGGTTTCTCTCTTCAGCCAACTTTGGTTAATGGAATGCCAAGTTTAAGTAATGGAACGCTTGATCCTGCAGGAATTGAAACTATCGAAGCTATCAAAGGGCCATCTGGAACTCTATATGGTGGAAGTGTGATTTCTTATGGGGGATTAATTAATGTAATCACTAAAAAACCATATAATTACTTCGGTGGAGAAGTGAATTATATTAATGGAAGTTATGGTCTCAACAGAATTAGTGCTGATGTTAATACGCCATTAAGCAAAAATCTATTTGCAAGAGTGAATGCTGCTTATCAGAAAAACAACACTTTCCAGGATGCTGGTTTTAACGAATCTTTCTACATTTCTCCTTCTGTGAAATTTGTTGCTAATGATAGATTAACGTTTTTTATCAATACAGAAATCAAATCAGGAGAATCTTCCAACGCTCCAATGGTTTTCTTGAATAGATATTTTGATCTTTCTTATCATTCTATTGGAATCTTTAAAGAAAACTATAAAAAATCATATACCAGCGATGATTTAACAATCAACAACAATTCTTTTAATCTACAGGCAACTGCCAACTATAAAATATCCGATAACTGGACATCAAAAACAATTGTTTCTAGAAGCAATACAAAAAGTAAAGGGTACTACCAATATTTGTGGGATCAATCTAACGGCAAAGATTTTCAAAGATATATTGCTAATATCAATGGAGAAACCAATACAACAGGAATCCAACAAAACATTAATGGTAGCTTTAACATTGGTAATCTTAAAAACAAATTATTGATTGGTTTAGATTATTTCCAACAAAATTTTATCCAAGGAGGTACAAACTATGCGGAATATGGAATGGTTGATATTGTCAGCCAAAGCGATACGATGGCTGGATATTTATCACAATCTGGCGTAGATTCTGTACTAAAAGATGCAAAACAATTACCTAGTAATGCAGAATCGAAAATCTACAGTGCTTATGTTTCTGATGTTGTAAATATTCTTCCTAACTTATCTGCAATGTTAAGTCTACGTGCTGATCATTTCACAGGAAGAGTTCTATATGCAACCACGGATTCAAAAGCAAAAACAACATTTTCTCCTAAATTTGGATTAGTTTATCAGCCTATTCAGGACAAGGTTTCAGTCTTTGGTAATTATATGAATGGATTCCAATACGTTGGTCCTCAAAATATAACAGATGCTAGCGGACAACCAACAAATGAATTTATATATTTTGATCCAGAGCACGCAAATCAATGGGAAATTGGAACTAAAGCAAATTTAGCCGGTGACAAATTCTCTATTACTGCAAGTTATTACGATATCAATGTAAAAAACAAGGTAATGGGTAATGGTGTAGGTACTACTCAAGGAGGAGAAGTAGATAGTAAAGGTTTTGAAGTAAGTGTTTTAGGAAGTCCAATTCCTGGAATGAACTTGATTGCGGGGTACAGTTATAATGATAGTAATGTTGTAAAAGGAGACGAAGGATATCCTGGCAACAGAACGGAAGAAGCGGGGCCTAAAAACTTGATCAATTTCTGGGGAACTTATAAAATCCAAAAAGGATCTCTCGAAAATTTTGGAATTGGTTTCGGTGGTAATTCTGCCAGCAGATTTTATACACTAAACCGAGGAAACATTGGTGCTTTCCCACTTCCGAGCTACATCATTATGAATGCTTCACTTTCTTATACAGAAAGTAAATACAGCATCATCCTGAAATTAGATAACATTGCCAACAAGAAGTATTTCTCTGGTTGGTCAACAGTTACACCGCAGAGACTTAGAACTCTATCTCTAAGCCTGAATTACAAATTCTAA
- a CDS encoding PepSY-associated TM helix domain-containing protein, whose protein sequence is MKKKHHHKKKPGFFKKWSAKLHLWFGLSIGILIFIISITGALYVFKDEIENFSRKEYIYHNEQNIESKKVIPIRELEKLVDQQTKEKYPIHWVNVPIDKKMSYQFYWYEHQPDQWNYFDEFPIYKLAYVNPYNGKVLQVYDEKNGFFAIVKSIHWSFLLKQDWGTYVVGIPVVIFLIMLISGIILWWPKNKPARKQRFKFQWKDTTQWKRKNYDLHNILGFYSSIFALILTITGLFYAFFVVQAMIYFVFSGGETAYPDFSKITTKAPIEMRTDKTLDKISDKVIELYPDAFAFSLDLGHPHIDDHEHPHFEVYVKHLSYSYHKSSSLIFDENSGELLHRHDPKDKNFGEKVVGANYDIHVGAILGLPTKIIAFIVSLIIASMPITGFMIWWGRRKKTQTK, encoded by the coding sequence ATGAAGAAAAAACATCATCATAAGAAGAAACCTGGGTTCTTTAAAAAATGGTCAGCCAAACTACATTTGTGGTTTGGCTTATCCATTGGTATCCTGATATTTATTATTTCGATTACAGGAGCTCTTTATGTTTTCAAGGACGAGATAGAAAACTTTAGCCGTAAAGAATACATCTATCATAACGAACAAAATATCGAGTCCAAAAAAGTCATTCCGATTCGCGAATTGGAGAAACTGGTAGATCAACAAACCAAAGAAAAATATCCAATCCACTGGGTCAATGTTCCGATTGATAAAAAAATGTCTTATCAGTTCTATTGGTATGAGCATCAGCCGGATCAATGGAATTATTTTGATGAATTTCCGATTTACAAATTGGCTTACGTTAATCCATACAACGGAAAAGTTCTGCAGGTTTATGATGAGAAAAACGGATTCTTTGCCATTGTAAAGTCCATCCACTGGAGTTTTCTTTTGAAACAGGACTGGGGAACTTATGTTGTGGGGATTCCGGTCGTTATCTTTTTGATAATGTTAATTAGCGGAATTATACTTTGGTGGCCAAAAAATAAACCCGCAAGAAAACAACGCTTCAAATTCCAATGGAAAGACACCACACAATGGAAAAGAAAAAATTACGACCTTCATAACATCCTTGGCTTCTATTCTTCAATTTTCGCATTGATTCTCACAATTACAGGATTATTCTACGCATTTTTCGTCGTTCAGGCAATGATTTATTTTGTATTTTCAGGAGGAGAAACAGCTTATCCGGATTTTTCAAAAATCACGACCAAAGCACCAATTGAAATGAGAACCGACAAAACATTGGATAAAATTTCCGATAAAGTGATTGAGCTTTATCCTGATGCGTTTGCTTTTTCTTTGGACTTAGGACATCCGCATATTGATGATCACGAGCATCCACATTTCGAAGTTTATGTGAAACATCTTTCTTATTCTTATCACAAAAGCAGTAGTTTGATTTTTGATGAGAATTCTGGAGAGCTATTACACAGACACGATCCAAAAGATAAAAATTTTGGAGAAAAAGTTGTCGGTGCTAATTACGACATTCATGTTGGTGCTATATTAGGCTTGCCAACTAAAATTATTGCATTCATTGTAAGTTTGATTATTGCATCGATGCCAATTACAGGATTTATGATTTGGTGGGGAAGAAGAAAGAAAACACAAACAAAATAA
- a CDS encoding TonB-dependent receptor, whose translation MSRPSTFLRKAIFVFLILSFTFSFAQNSIYGKILDSINNKSISGVKISSKTDKNLSIQTDQNGNFVLNNIDSFPFELKIQKKSFETRFVSIKEIPTDTLFIKLLPNDVVITEVVVTARRREETAQQVPIPINVISGKKAEETGAFNVNRLKEFVPSVQFYSSTPRNTSLSIRGLGSTYGLTNDGLDPGVGFYVDGVYYARPAATTLDFVDIERIEVLRGPQGTLFGKNTTAGTFNVTTKQPSFTTGGTAEISYGNYGFIQAKTSVTGAITDKFANRFSASGTHRDGTTYNSRTNQELNDINSIAIRDQLLYKPNENLKFILTGDYNRLRANGYAQVIAGVVTTKRAAYRQFNNIISDLGYTLPKIDPFNRTVDTDTPWKAEQDMGGLSLNVEYNLGKGKITSTSAWRFWNWNPSNDRDFTGLAALAKSQAPSKHQQWSQEIRWSGNFNEKLSGVFGVFGIWQRLRADKDGQIEEAGKDQWRFSQNTISSLWQTAGLLDGYGIKSYPSLNSFSGAVFG comes from the coding sequence ATGAGCAGACCTTCGACTTTTTTGAGAAAGGCAATTTTTGTATTTCTTATTTTGTCATTCACATTTTCTTTTGCACAAAATTCTATCTACGGGAAAATTCTTGACAGTATTAATAACAAATCTATCAGCGGTGTAAAAATATCATCGAAAACAGATAAAAATCTATCGATACAAACTGACCAAAATGGAAACTTTGTTTTGAATAATATCGATTCATTTCCTTTCGAATTAAAAATCCAGAAAAAAAGTTTCGAAACAAGATTCGTATCAATAAAAGAAATACCTACAGATACTTTATTCATAAAACTTCTTCCAAATGATGTTGTAATCACAGAAGTTGTTGTAACGGCAAGAAGAAGAGAAGAGACTGCACAGCAAGTTCCGATTCCTATCAATGTAATATCAGGGAAAAAAGCGGAAGAAACGGGCGCTTTCAATGTCAATCGATTGAAAGAATTTGTTCCATCTGTTCAATTTTACAGCTCAACGCCTAGAAACACAAGTCTCAGCATCCGAGGTTTGGGTTCTACTTATGGTTTAACCAATGACGGGCTCGACCCTGGTGTAGGATTTTATGTTGACGGCGTTTATTATGCAAGACCAGCGGCTACAACTTTGGATTTTGTCGATATAGAAAGAATCGAAGTTTTGCGAGGTCCGCAGGGAACTTTGTTTGGAAAAAATACAACTGCAGGAACTTTCAATGTTACGACAAAACAGCCAAGTTTTACAACTGGAGGAACAGCTGAAATCAGTTATGGAAATTATGGTTTCATTCAGGCAAAAACTTCTGTAACTGGAGCAATTACGGATAAATTTGCGAACAGGTTTTCTGCATCAGGAACTCACAGAGACGGAACAACTTATAATTCAAGAACCAATCAGGAGCTTAATGATATTAATTCAATCGCTATCCGAGACCAATTGTTATACAAGCCGAATGAAAACCTGAAATTCATTCTAACTGGAGATTACAATAGATTAAGAGCCAACGGATATGCGCAGGTCATTGCCGGAGTTGTGACGACCAAAAGAGCGGCTTACAGACAATTCAATAATATTATTTCTGACCTTGGTTATACTTTGCCAAAGATTGACCCCTTCAATAGAACAGTTGATACAGACACGCCTTGGAAAGCTGAACAAGATATGGGCGGACTTTCTTTGAATGTTGAATATAATCTCGGAAAAGGAAAAATTACTTCCACCTCAGCCTGGAGATTCTGGAATTGGAATCCTTCAAATGATAGAGATTTCACAGGACTTGCAGCTTTGGCAAAATCACAGGCACCGAGTAAACATCAGCAATGGAGTCAGGAAATCCGCTGGTCTGGAAACTTCAATGAAAAATTGAGCGGTGTTTTTGGAGTGTTTGGAATTTGGCAAAGATTAAGAGCCGATAAAGATGGACAAATCGAGGAAGCAGGAAAAGACCAATGGCGATTTTCACAGAATACAATAAGTTCTCTTTGGCAGACTGCAGGACTGTTAGATGGCTATGGAATCAAGTCTTATCCAAGTCTCAATTCCTTCAGTGGAGCAGTGTTTGGATAA
- a CDS encoding DUF2797 domain-containing protein, which produces MQFSGQILKMISQNGQPIQYFLNLKGDLINMNQLFGKELHIKHIGYECVNCGSDEKVYRMGFCKKCFFESPYASDTIIRPELSTAHLGVAERDLEIEKEIQLVPHIVYLAYTGDVKVGVTREHQIPTRWIDQGATFALPIAVTDNRYEAGMIEVELKKHIADKTNPKKMLADDYEDTLDLIDFRNKIAEYFPNDFKKFAVTEDNVVKLDFPYEKPEKINVFTLDKKPEFNGVLKGIKGQYLHFEGDDFINVRGHEGYMIELSL; this is translated from the coding sequence ATGCAATTTTCCGGACAAATTCTAAAAATGATTTCCCAAAACGGACAACCGATTCAGTATTTTCTAAATCTTAAAGGCGATTTGATTAATATGAATCAGCTTTTCGGGAAAGAACTTCACATCAAACATATCGGTTACGAATGTGTGAATTGCGGAAGCGATGAAAAAGTCTACCGAATGGGATTTTGTAAAAAATGCTTTTTCGAAAGTCCATATGCGAGTGATACAATCATTCGTCCGGAATTATCGACGGCGCATCTTGGCGTTGCAGAAAGAGATCTGGAAATTGAAAAGGAAATTCAATTGGTTCCGCACATCGTTTATCTGGCTTACACGGGCGATGTAAAAGTTGGTGTGACAAGAGAACATCAAATCCCCACTCGTTGGATCGACCAAGGCGCCACTTTTGCTTTACCAATTGCGGTTACCGATAATCGTTATGAAGCCGGAATGATTGAAGTTGAATTGAAAAAACACATTGCAGACAAAACTAATCCGAAAAAAATGCTTGCTGATGATTATGAAGATACTTTGGATTTGATTGATTTCCGAAACAAAATTGCGGAATACTTTCCCAACGATTTCAAGAAATTTGCGGTAACAGAAGACAATGTTGTAAAGTTAGATTTTCCTTATGAAAAACCGGAGAAAATCAATGTCTTTACCTTGGACAAAAAACCAGAATTCAATGGCGTTTTGAAAGGTATCAAAGGACAATATCTTCATTTTGAGGGAGATGATTTTATCAACGTTAGAGGACACGAAGGTTATATGATAGAACTGAGTCTGTAA
- a CDS encoding GDP-mannose 4,6-dehydratase, whose product MNYLVTGGSGFIGSHLVEQLLKNGHSVINIDNFEDFYHYKIKVQNTLDSLDNKIEFNFTDKDADINNLISLTKSESYQLYYQDIRDKQGLEEIFKKYKIDLVIHLAALAGVRPSIERPLDYEAVNIRGTQNLWELCKEFGVKKFICASSSSVYGNKEKIPFSESDNVDNPISPYAATKKAGEILGHVYHHLYNMDMIQLRFFTVYGPRQRPDLAIHKFTKLIFENKEIPFYGDGSTARDYTFIDDIIDGVLKSINYLENNNDVYEIVNLGESEVITLNEMVSTLENAIGKKAVRKNLPMQAGDVIKTNADITKAKSLIGYNPTTNFQNGTKKFVEWFLGNRQ is encoded by the coding sequence ATGAACTATTTAGTTACCGGCGGAAGCGGATTTATTGGTTCTCATTTAGTAGAACAACTTTTAAAAAACGGACATTCTGTCATAAACATTGACAACTTCGAAGATTTCTATCATTATAAAATTAAAGTTCAAAACACTTTAGATTCTTTAGACAATAAAATTGAGTTTAATTTTACTGATAAAGACGCTGATATTAACAATTTAATATCTTTAACAAAATCAGAATCTTACCAACTTTATTATCAAGACATTCGTGATAAGCAAGGTCTTGAGGAAATATTCAAAAAATATAAAATTGATCTGGTAATTCATTTGGCTGCTCTAGCAGGCGTTCGCCCTTCTATTGAAAGACCTTTGGACTATGAAGCGGTAAATATTCGTGGGACTCAGAATCTTTGGGAATTGTGTAAAGAATTCGGAGTTAAAAAATTCATTTGCGCTTCATCTTCAAGCGTTTATGGAAATAAAGAAAAAATCCCGTTTTCCGAATCTGACAATGTAGATAATCCAATTTCGCCTTATGCAGCAACTAAAAAAGCTGGTGAGATTTTGGGTCACGTTTATCATCATCTTTATAATATGGATATGATTCAGCTTAGGTTTTTTACAGTTTACGGACCAAGACAAAGACCCGATTTGGCAATTCACAAATTCACGAAACTGATTTTTGAAAACAAAGAAATCCCTTTCTATGGCGATGGTTCTACTGCCAGAGATTATACTTTTATTGATGATATTATTGATGGAGTTCTTAAGTCCATCAATTACCTCGAGAATAATAATGATGTTTATGAGATTGTAAATCTTGGGGAAAGTGAAGTAATCACGTTGAATGAAATGGTTTCAACATTAGAAAATGCAATTGGCAAAAAAGCAGTCAGAAAAAATCTGCCAATGCAAGCCGGAGATGTCATAAAAACCAATGCGGACATCACAAAAGCCAAGTCTCTGATTGGCTATAATCCGACAACAAACTTCCAAAATGGCACAAAAAAATTTGTGGAATGGTTTTTGGGAAATCGGCAATAA